The region TCGGATAACAGTGGGACACCAGTTCTCGCGTTTACAGAAAACAAGCCAAACGCGGTCATGGATCCCTCCGCCATTGCCCAAACTGGCAATAGTGCTCCCATCCCCGTCGTGCAGCCATACCTGGTAGTCAATTACATCATCGCGACGACGGGAATATATCCCTCGCGGCAATAAAGCAGGACCGGCCAGACACACGAACCCGCATGTCAGCAGCAGCGATCCATTCCGTAGATTCCAGGAGCATCCATCATGCTCTCCGTATCGCTTGCGATGAAGATGCCTCTTTCCTTTTGGCTCTCTTCGTCGAAAGGAATTCACCGAAATTCGCGGCTCTGGAATGGGATGACATCCAACTTCGCCCGGTCCTGCAAATGCAGTATCGGGCACGCATAAAGGGATTTGCTCAGCAGTTTTCCGGCCTGCAGGATTTCGTAATTTGCGACATACAGCAGCAGCCGATTGGCGAGCTGCTTCTAAATCATAGCGCCGGCGAGATACGGGTTGTCGATCTATGCATTTCGAGTGCGTACCAGGGTCGAGGAATTGCGACACAGTTGCTGTCGGAGCTGCAATATAAGGCTGCGACAAAGGCAGCCATGATCACACTCAGCGTCGATCATGGAAATCCGGCTCGAAGGTTATACGAACGGCTTGGATTTCAGGAAATAGCAAGCGATGCTCTCCAGGTAGAGATGCATTGGAGAGCTACCGATAGTAAATCGGCGAATAAAGGTTGATTGATGCGTAAGTTAACGAAGAAGTTCCTGCAAAAAACGGCTCCGTCCATTGCATGCGCGTTTTTTTGTGGAGCGACGCCTCTGCTGGCCCAGGGCATTCTGTCCGTCACCCCTGGCAGATCCATCGCGACGAACACGGGAACTCGAGTCGTCGGTTATGGCGGCGATGGAGGGACAGCCACATCGGCAACCCTGGCCTCCCCCTCAGCCACAGCATACGATACAAATGGAAATCTCTTTATTGCGGATACGCAGAATCACGTCGTTCGTAAAGTATCTGCCGATGGCACCATCACAACGGTTGCCGGCAACGGCACTGCGGGATTCGGCGGTGATGGCGCAGCCGCCACGCAGGCGTATCTTGACACTCCGACCGGCGTGGCAGTGGATAGCAGTGGAGATATCTACATTGCAGATTCGCACAACAACCGTATCCGGAAGGTTGCAAATGGTGTAATCTCTACGATCGCAGGAACAGCGACCGCCGGATTTTCGGGAGATGGAGGGGCGGCGACCTCTGCGCAGCTGTCGCTTCCCTCATCCGTTGCTGCAGACTCAGCAGGCAATCTCTATATTGCAGATACAAATAACCAGCGTATTCGTAAGGTTGCTGGAAACGTCATCACAACGGTCGCGGGCAATGGGAATGAGGGCTTTGCGGGTGATGGCGGAGCAGCGGTAGCTGCTTCACTCGATTTGCCGACAGGAGTTGCAGTCGACAGCTCTGGGAAGATCTATATAGCGGATCAGCACAATCATCGAGTCCGGGTCGTAGATCCGGCAGGTAAGATATCTACGATCGCAGGCAGTGGCACCACCGTAACCTTCGCGGGTGGCTACTCCGGGGATGGAGCGAATGCAGCGGCTGCTCTGCTGGCGAAGCCAAGCGGTGTCTCTGTCGATAATGCAGGAAATGTCTATATCGCAGATACGAACAATCAACGTATTCGTCAGGTCGGGAATGGAACCATTGTGACGCTTGCCGGCACAGGGCAACAGGGCTTTGCTGGGGATAGCGGAATAGCAACCAGTGCTCTTCTGAATGCGCCCAGAGGAGTTACGGCAGATGCCTCAGGAAATCTGGCGATTGCAGACACCTTAAATGAGCGAATCCGTAACAGCAAATTGCCATTATTGGCTTTTGCGCATCAGCCTGT is a window of Edaphobacter sp. 12200R-103 DNA encoding:
- a CDS encoding N-acetyltransferase, with amino-acid sequence MALFVERNSPKFAALEWDDIQLRPVLQMQYRARIKGFAQQFSGLQDFVICDIQQQPIGELLLNHSAGEIRVVDLCISSAYQGRGIATQLLSELQYKAATKAAMITLSVDHGNPARRLYERLGFQEIASDALQVEMHWRATDSKSANKG
- a CDS encoding Ig-like domain repeat protein, with product MRKLTKKFLQKTAPSIACAFFCGATPLLAQGILSVTPGRSIATNTGTRVVGYGGDGGTATSATLASPSATAYDTNGNLFIADTQNHVVRKVSADGTITTVAGNGTAGFGGDGAAATQAYLDTPTGVAVDSSGDIYIADSHNNRIRKVANGVISTIAGTATAGFSGDGGAATSAQLSLPSSVAADSAGNLYIADTNNQRIRKVAGNVITTVAGNGNEGFAGDGGAAVAASLDLPTGVAVDSSGKIYIADQHNHRVRVVDPAGKISTIAGSGTTVTFAGGYSGDGANAAAALLAKPSGVSVDNAGNVYIADTNNQRIRQVGNGTIVTLAGTGQQGFAGDSGIATSALLNAPRGVTADASGNLAIADTLNERIRNSKLPLLAFAHQPVGTPSTPQTVTLTNIGNAPITVSQINFIGAFTTASGGTCSTAPIILAPGANCTQNIAYLPLASGATDGSVSFGGADIAPQRILLNGSAEQSSTTTSLVTNASPSLLGQPIMFTATVAAAGSATGVITFHDGPAVLGAPSLISGSASVTTSTLSAGSHTITAVYGGDPNFIGSSSPILSQVVQDFSFNPVSGADTDQTVQPGQAATYKFSLQPVSSAFTFPITLSATGLPPGATVAFSPQTFTPGPTGTNFSMVVTTPGITASLHRTLSGSGILIAIFFIPFFDVSRKRSQKIKPLLLSAIALVGLAAITGLTGCGAGNGFFSETPKNYTITVTGTAAGPQNTTLQHTTSVRLTVQ